A window of the Corallococcus exiguus genome harbors these coding sequences:
- a CDS encoding DUF1015 domain-containing protein: MARVLPFSALLTSLGSSLEPGDGPPRGNAAPLPTHVRPLLEAANPSAELRRLRDSGGLLKDARPALYVVELHGPAGRFSGPPVRYLLCALTPDAVPSLEQDPYRPRAWEVEPAVTLVADDHGALRALLAEAAERGISVWKGLYDGSPVSLLRIEPSPVSKRLQAVLDEAPMRPLAALSEQGQTLAAVVPLSEPGLELCPIHRALKGVETFQEDTFLTLVAAYARVTELDAPLTTPQGLSAARERLATLVPGQHAVLLVLPGGRGRILRFRQGLDLAHLKGAPRNPTLRSLDLALLNALVLRTVLGIQEPEASGHPQVFPVHGLGALVAGVEAGTFQAGFALNPPPVWEVRAVMEAQATLPPRTLRVEPRVPAGLLFMDPEA, from the coding sequence CCGGTGACGGTCCTCCTCGCGGCAACGCGGCCCCATTGCCCACGCATGTGCGGCCCCTGCTGGAGGCCGCGAACCCAAGCGCCGAGCTTCGCCGGTTGCGCGACTCGGGCGGGCTGTTGAAGGACGCACGTCCCGCCCTCTACGTGGTGGAGCTGCACGGCCCCGCGGGCCGCTTCTCCGGCCCGCCCGTGCGCTACCTGCTGTGCGCGCTGACGCCGGACGCGGTGCCGTCGCTGGAGCAGGACCCGTACCGGCCCCGCGCGTGGGAGGTGGAGCCCGCCGTCACCCTGGTGGCGGATGACCACGGCGCCCTCCGCGCCCTCCTGGCCGAAGCCGCCGAGCGCGGCATCTCCGTCTGGAAGGGGCTGTACGACGGCAGCCCGGTGTCGCTCCTCCGCATCGAACCGTCCCCGGTGTCCAAGCGCCTGCAGGCGGTGCTGGACGAGGCGCCCATGCGGCCCCTGGCGGCCCTGAGCGAGCAGGGCCAGACCTTGGCCGCGGTGGTGCCGCTGTCCGAGCCGGGCCTGGAGCTGTGCCCCATCCACCGTGCCCTGAAGGGCGTGGAGACGTTCCAGGAGGACACCTTCCTCACCCTGGTGGCCGCGTACGCGCGCGTGACGGAGCTGGACGCGCCCCTCACCACGCCGCAGGGACTGTCCGCGGCGCGCGAGCGGCTGGCCACGCTGGTGCCCGGACAGCACGCCGTGCTGCTGGTGCTGCCGGGAGGCCGGGGCCGCATCCTGCGCTTCCGTCAGGGCCTGGACCTGGCGCACCTGAAGGGCGCGCCTCGAAACCCCACGCTGCGCAGCCTGGACCTGGCGCTGCTCAACGCGTTGGTGTTGCGCACGGTGCTGGGCATCCAGGAGCCGGAGGCGTCCGGACATCCGCAGGTGTTCCCGGTGCACGGCCTGGGCGCGCTGGTGGCGGGCGTGGAGGCCGGCACGTTCCAGGCGGGCTTCGCGCTCAACCCTCCGCCGGTGTGGGAGGTGCGGGCGGTGATGGAGGCCCAGGCCACGTTGCCTCCGCGCACCCTGCGCGTGGAGCCGCGCGTGCCCGCGGGGTTGCTCTTCATGGATCCCGAAGCCTGA
- a CDS encoding DUF6268 family outer membrane beta-barrel protein — protein MRVDFRRAVRWRLRARMAAGLSGWGVALLLLMGTRVLAQTQADRLYLSYGLSGGGSLEAGGARIKERRTLELRVPLPPLVLGRTYLLPSVGYETRWMGVDVPAVRDDAVDRQFHRIQLGLTVVRPLVPRWLLVTGVMASTRTDFQSSFDMALDTSWVAFAMANYQFEDTPGLGVTFGVVALWPFDKLPVVPMLSLTYNRGPYVLEVGLPRLTLLRKLGDTVELGLVGALDMQVLRTRFDPELQALNASYLRETQVRVGPTVNVHLGRDLWLSSSVGLSLINDYALLDRQRESLNVRGLDMGPAPYARVVLGWRPGRPQAKAKSPRPAP, from the coding sequence ATGCGCGTGGACTTCCGCCGCGCCGTGCGATGGCGACTCCGGGCCCGGATGGCCGCGGGCTTGAGCGGCTGGGGCGTGGCGCTGCTGCTGCTCATGGGCACCCGCGTGCTGGCGCAGACGCAGGCGGACCGGCTCTATCTGAGCTACGGCCTCTCCGGCGGCGGCTCGCTGGAAGCGGGAGGCGCCCGCATCAAGGAGCGGCGGACCCTGGAGCTGCGCGTGCCGCTGCCGCCACTCGTCCTGGGGCGCACGTACCTGCTGCCGTCGGTGGGCTACGAGACGCGGTGGATGGGCGTGGACGTGCCCGCCGTGCGCGATGACGCGGTGGATCGGCAGTTCCACCGCATCCAGTTGGGGCTCACGGTCGTCCGGCCCCTGGTGCCGCGCTGGCTGCTCGTCACGGGCGTGATGGCCAGCACCCGCACGGACTTCCAGTCCTCCTTCGACATGGCGCTGGACACGTCGTGGGTGGCGTTCGCGATGGCCAACTACCAGTTCGAGGACACACCGGGTCTCGGGGTGACGTTCGGAGTGGTCGCGCTGTGGCCGTTCGACAAGCTGCCGGTGGTGCCCATGCTGAGCCTGACCTACAACCGGGGCCCGTACGTCCTGGAGGTGGGCCTGCCCCGGCTCACGCTGCTGCGCAAGCTGGGCGACACGGTGGAGCTGGGGCTGGTGGGCGCGCTGGACATGCAGGTGCTCCGCACCCGCTTCGACCCGGAGCTCCAGGCGCTGAACGCCAGCTACCTGCGCGAGACGCAGGTCCGCGTGGGCCCCACCGTGAACGTCCACCTGGGCCGCGACCTGTGGCTGAGCTCGTCGGTGGGCCTGTCGCTGATCAACGACTACGCGCTGCTGGACCGCCAGCGCGAAAGCCTGAACGTCCGCGGGCTGGACATGGGGCCCGCTCCGTACGCGCGCGTTGTCCTGGGCTGGCGGCCCGGGCGGCCCCAGGCGAAGGCGAAGAGCCCGCGCCCGGCGCCCTGA
- a CDS encoding fused MFS/spermidine synthase, translating to MNARVWRVAPLLFGSGLCALVYQTVWVREFRLIFGASTAASAAVLAIFMAGLGLGSALLGARADRQARPLGFYANLELLIAASAALSPFLVEAVRAIYVALGGTPVMGLGLGTVVRLVLSLLVLAVPTVLMGGTLPAAARAVLSDADPHRRDLALLYGINTLGAVTGAVASTFLLLEVLGNRSTLWCACLLNALVAITARSVSRSMESDAPATPVPAEAAPATGPVANASALPPQGFVLVAAAVVGFAFLLMELVWYRMLGPLLGGTTFTFGLILALALLGIGLGGTAYTVFFRHRPATLQGFALTCAAEAVLMALPFALGDRLAILAALLRPLGGMGLAGMALGWTFITSIVVLPAAFVSGVQFPLLLALIGRGKQDAGRQVGQVYAWNTGGSIVGSLAGGFGVIPLLTAPVTWQAVSGLLAALGLGAALLSFQRERQRSALVAPVLATALAVLLLTAQGPTAAWRHSGVGAGRTGLENANNQRIDGFLRTSRAAIAWEHEGVESSVALGDDDALHFIVNGKVDGNAIGDATTQVMAGLVGAILHPAPRTSLVIGLGTGSTAGWLGRVPEMERVDVVEIEPAILEVARRSHSVNADVMNNPKVHTVFGDAREVLLTTRQRYDIIFSEPSNPYRAGISSLFTREFYQAAKQRLSEGGLFLQWLQAYEVDSLTVQSAYATLVSEFAEVDTWQTQSGDLLLIASTKPRSLELQALRARIAKEPFRTALSAVWRTDELEGVLAHFIANAGLAKLAAERGANMINTDDLSSMEFAFARGLGQSISFSTADMGRLSRRLGVDRLAFTGGSPDWGRVEELRLWLGTTLPGQVSEQARPYKAFVDAALAGQDAVALRHWTRMKREPRGPLEQYLVARALVMTRNPKALEAVQALRTILPVEADFLEALHLESQKQDAPATALLERAFTALREDPWPTRELTRTALGAAVRVGQRSPELARRLYVTLEQPFAASAATERRKLVRARLAVAAGGMAMCVEGLSPLEPHFPWNRELLMERAACYAQHGDARAETAREDLERFLAQAPPPFLEDALPEEPPRNEAPKQEAPQATDVPEGQ from the coding sequence ATGAACGCACGCGTCTGGAGGGTGGCTCCCCTCCTCTTCGGTTCGGGGCTTTGCGCACTCGTCTATCAGACGGTGTGGGTGCGGGAGTTCCGCCTCATCTTCGGGGCCTCGACCGCCGCTTCGGCCGCGGTGCTCGCCATCTTCATGGCGGGGTTGGGTCTGGGCAGCGCGCTCCTGGGCGCTCGGGCGGACCGGCAGGCGCGGCCGCTGGGCTTCTACGCGAACCTGGAGCTGCTCATCGCCGCGAGCGCCGCGCTGAGCCCCTTCCTCGTGGAGGCGGTGCGCGCCATCTACGTCGCCCTGGGCGGCACGCCGGTGATGGGCCTGGGCCTGGGTACCGTCGTGCGGCTGGTGCTGTCGCTGCTGGTGCTCGCGGTGCCCACGGTGCTCATGGGCGGCACGCTCCCGGCCGCCGCGCGCGCGGTGCTCTCCGACGCGGATCCGCATCGCCGCGACCTCGCCCTGCTCTATGGCATCAACACGCTGGGCGCCGTGACGGGCGCGGTGGCGTCCACGTTCCTGCTGCTGGAGGTGCTGGGCAACCGCTCCACGCTCTGGTGCGCCTGCCTGCTCAACGCGCTCGTGGCCATCACCGCGCGCTCCGTGAGCCGTTCGATGGAATCCGACGCTCCGGCCACGCCCGTGCCCGCCGAGGCGGCGCCCGCCACCGGGCCCGTGGCCAACGCGAGCGCGCTGCCCCCCCAGGGCTTCGTGCTCGTGGCCGCGGCCGTGGTGGGCTTCGCGTTCCTGCTGATGGAGCTGGTCTGGTACCGGATGCTGGGACCGCTCCTGGGCGGTACGACCTTCACCTTCGGGCTCATCCTCGCCCTGGCGCTGCTGGGCATCGGGTTGGGCGGCACCGCCTACACCGTCTTCTTCCGCCACCGCCCGGCCACGCTCCAGGGCTTCGCGCTCACGTGCGCCGCGGAGGCCGTGCTGATGGCGCTGCCGTTCGCGCTGGGGGACCGGCTGGCCATCCTCGCCGCGCTGCTGCGCCCCCTGGGCGGCATGGGCCTGGCGGGAATGGCGCTGGGCTGGACGTTCATCACCTCCATCGTGGTGTTGCCCGCCGCGTTCGTGTCCGGCGTGCAGTTCCCGCTGCTGCTCGCCCTCATCGGGCGGGGCAAGCAGGACGCGGGCCGGCAGGTGGGCCAGGTGTACGCGTGGAACACGGGCGGCTCCATCGTGGGCTCGCTCGCGGGCGGCTTCGGAGTGATTCCGCTGCTCACCGCGCCGGTGACCTGGCAGGCCGTGTCCGGACTCCTCGCCGCGCTGGGCCTGGGCGCCGCCCTCCTCTCCTTCCAGCGGGAGCGCCAACGCAGCGCCCTGGTGGCGCCGGTGCTGGCCACCGCGCTCGCCGTGCTGCTGCTCACCGCGCAGGGGCCCACCGCCGCGTGGCGCCACTCCGGCGTGGGCGCGGGCCGGACGGGGTTGGAGAACGCCAACAACCAGCGGATCGACGGGTTCCTGCGCACCAGCCGGGCTGCCATCGCCTGGGAACACGAGGGCGTGGAGAGCAGCGTCGCGCTGGGGGATGACGACGCCCTGCACTTCATCGTCAACGGCAAGGTGGACGGCAACGCCATTGGCGACGCGACCACCCAGGTCATGGCGGGCCTCGTCGGCGCGATCCTGCACCCGGCGCCGCGCACGTCGCTCGTCATCGGGCTGGGCACGGGCAGCACCGCGGGCTGGCTGGGCCGGGTCCCGGAGATGGAGCGCGTGGACGTGGTCGAAATCGAGCCCGCCATCCTGGAGGTCGCGCGCCGCAGCCACTCGGTGAACGCGGACGTGATGAACAACCCGAAGGTGCACACCGTCTTCGGCGACGCACGCGAGGTGCTGCTCACCACCCGCCAGCGCTACGACATCATCTTCTCCGAGCCCTCCAACCCGTACCGCGCCGGCATCTCCAGCCTCTTCACGCGCGAGTTCTACCAGGCGGCGAAGCAGCGGCTGTCCGAGGGAGGCCTGTTCCTGCAGTGGCTCCAGGCCTACGAAGTGGATTCCCTCACCGTCCAGAGCGCCTACGCCACGCTCGTCTCTGAGTTCGCGGAGGTGGACACCTGGCAGACGCAGTCCGGAGACCTGCTGCTCATCGCCTCCACGAAGCCGCGGTCACTCGAGCTGCAAGCGCTGCGCGCCCGCATTGCAAAGGAGCCCTTCCGCACCGCGCTGTCCGCCGTGTGGCGGACGGACGAACTGGAGGGCGTGCTCGCGCACTTCATCGCGAACGCAGGGCTGGCGAAGCTGGCGGCGGAGCGCGGCGCGAACATGATCAACACGGACGATCTGTCCTCCATGGAGTTCGCCTTCGCGCGCGGCCTGGGCCAATCCATCTCCTTCTCCACCGCGGACATGGGCCGCCTGTCGCGGCGGCTCGGGGTGGACCGGCTGGCGTTCACGGGGGGAAGCCCGGACTGGGGGCGCGTGGAAGAGCTGCGGTTGTGGCTGGGGACCACGCTCCCTGGGCAGGTGTCCGAACAGGCCCGTCCCTACAAGGCCTTCGTCGACGCCGCGCTGGCGGGCCAGGACGCCGTGGCGCTGAGGCACTGGACGCGCATGAAGCGGGAGCCCCGCGGCCCCCTGGAGCAGTACCTGGTGGCACGCGCGCTGGTGATGACCCGCAACCCCAAGGCGCTCGAGGCCGTGCAGGCCTTGAGGACGATCCTCCCCGTCGAAGCGGACTTCCTGGAGGCCCTGCACCTGGAGTCCCAGAAGCAGGATGCTCCCGCCACGGCGTTGCTCGAGCGCGCGTTCACGGCCCTGCGAGAGGATCCATGGCCGACGCGGGAGCTGACGCGCACGGCGCTGGGCGCCGCGGTCCGGGTGGGCCAGCGCTCTCCGGAGTTGGCCCGGCGGCTCTACGTGACGCTCGAGCAGCCCTTCGCGGCCAGCGCGGCCACGGAGCGGCGGAAGCTGGTCCGCGCGAGGCTCGCGGTCGCGGCGGGAGGCATGGCGATGTGCGTGGAGGGGCTCTCGCCCCTGGAGCCGCATTTCCCATGGAACCGCGAGCTGTTGATGGAGCGCGCCGCGTGCTACGCCCAGCATGGCGACGCCCGGGCGGAAACGGCGCGGGAGGACCTGGAGCGCTTCCTGGCCCAGGCGCCCCCTCCCTTCCTGGAGGACGCCCTCCCGGAAGAGCCCCCAAGGAATGAGGCGCCGAAACAAGAGGCGCCGCAGGCCACGGACGTCCCGGAGGGACAGTAG